In a single window of the Limnochorda sp. L945t genome:
- the mutS gene encoding DNA mismatch repair protein MutS, whose protein sequence is MFQQYRQLKAAYGDALLLFRLGDFYELFGEDARLGASVLGITLTSREIGKGRRVPMCGVPYHAADGYIAELVRAGHRVAICEQMEDPKLARGVVRREVIRVITPGTWTGETGRERRYLAAVYVADGMAGVAFADLSTGELRATRLAPGSDPSWGGPEQALVEELRRLGATEVLVPPPLESPIRQSLGAADGSPVVTAWDGGPWDLPAARRVLLDHFGVASLEAFGIERWPQAQVAAGVALAYMRETQKDRLVHITSLESYDPGAGLVIDPTSALNLELTLTLRQRSRRGSLLDVLDETLTGPGARLLRRYVEEPLTDPGVIHERLERVDRLFHDHLLRGRLRAALKGLPDAQRLLGRCGTGRATPKDLVALRQFLQQGQAALATAQALVDRPPDERLVELAQTLERALVEDPPAQARDGGYIRRGYDSHLDELRQGAEDARSWIAGLEQRERERTGIRSLKVGFNRVFGYYLEVTRPNLKLVPPEYERRQTLTGAERFVTPELKEKESQVLNAEEAIATLEAQIFTTLVDRVLELAPSIQELARELALLDVAASLAEVAVRRGWTRPAVDDGDVIEIRRGRHPMVEASLSESPFVPNDVYLDTRSHRLAIVTGPNMGGKSTFLRQTALIVILAQMGSFVPAAHARIGIVDRVMARVGASDDLASGRSTFMVEMGETAYMLRHATRRSLVILDEVGRGTATYDGLSLAWAIVEALHELGARTLVATHYHELTELEGRLEGVFNVHAAVAQTAAGIAFLRQIRPGAADRSYGLEVARLAGIPEAVVGRAREILERLEGAAVSPLQSGAGTPALAAASDGVARPERAQGPRPQPRSRRSVAELAQGSLF, encoded by the coding sequence ATGTTCCAGCAGTACCGGCAGCTCAAGGCCGCGTACGGCGACGCGCTGCTCTTGTTCCGGCTCGGCGACTTCTACGAGCTGTTCGGGGAGGACGCCCGCCTCGGGGCCTCGGTGCTGGGCATCACGCTGACGTCGCGGGAGATCGGCAAGGGGCGCAGGGTCCCCATGTGCGGCGTGCCGTACCACGCTGCGGACGGCTACATCGCGGAGCTCGTCCGGGCCGGCCACCGGGTGGCCATCTGTGAGCAGATGGAAGACCCCAAGCTGGCCCGCGGCGTCGTCCGGCGGGAAGTCATCCGGGTCATCACGCCGGGCACGTGGACGGGCGAGACGGGCCGTGAGCGGCGCTACCTCGCGGCGGTCTACGTGGCCGACGGGATGGCGGGGGTGGCGTTCGCGGATCTCTCGACGGGCGAACTGCGGGCGACTCGCCTGGCTCCCGGCTCCGACCCCTCCTGGGGCGGCCCCGAACAGGCTCTGGTGGAGGAGCTGCGCCGGCTCGGTGCTACGGAGGTGCTCGTCCCGCCTCCCCTGGAAAGCCCGATCCGGCAGAGCCTCGGAGCGGCCGATGGCAGCCCCGTGGTCACGGCGTGGGATGGTGGGCCGTGGGATCTGCCGGCCGCCCGGAGGGTACTCCTGGACCACTTCGGGGTGGCCTCGCTCGAAGCGTTCGGGATCGAGCGGTGGCCCCAGGCCCAGGTGGCGGCCGGGGTCGCTCTCGCCTACATGCGGGAGACCCAGAAGGACCGCCTCGTCCACATCACCTCCCTGGAGAGCTACGACCCGGGCGCCGGGCTGGTCATCGATCCCACGAGCGCCCTCAACCTGGAGCTCACCCTCACGTTGCGCCAGCGCAGCCGGCGGGGGAGCCTGCTGGACGTCCTGGACGAGACCCTGACGGGGCCGGGGGCTCGCCTGCTGCGCCGCTACGTGGAGGAGCCGCTCACGGATCCCGGCGTCATCCACGAGCGTCTGGAGCGGGTGGACCGGCTCTTCCACGACCACCTGCTGCGAGGCCGCCTGCGCGCAGCGCTCAAGGGCTTGCCCGACGCGCAGCGCCTGCTCGGGCGCTGCGGCACCGGACGGGCGACCCCGAAGGACCTGGTGGCGCTCCGGCAGTTCCTCCAGCAGGGGCAGGCGGCCCTGGCGACGGCGCAGGCGCTCGTGGACCGCCCGCCGGACGAGCGCCTCGTGGAACTCGCTCAGACCCTCGAGCGCGCCCTGGTCGAGGATCCGCCGGCCCAGGCCCGGGACGGCGGGTACATCCGCCGGGGCTACGACTCGCACCTGGACGAACTGCGCCAGGGGGCGGAGGACGCCCGGAGCTGGATCGCGGGGCTGGAGCAGCGGGAGCGGGAACGCACGGGCATTCGCTCGCTCAAGGTCGGGTTCAACCGGGTCTTCGGGTACTACCTGGAGGTGACCCGCCCCAACCTCAAGCTCGTCCCGCCCGAGTACGAGCGGCGCCAGACGCTGACCGGGGCCGAGCGGTTCGTGACGCCCGAGCTGAAGGAGAAAGAGAGCCAGGTCCTCAACGCCGAGGAGGCCATCGCCACCCTCGAGGCGCAGATCTTCACGACGCTGGTCGACCGGGTGCTCGAGCTGGCGCCGTCCATCCAAGAGCTCGCAAGGGAGCTGGCCCTGCTCGACGTGGCGGCGTCGCTGGCCGAGGTGGCGGTGCGGCGGGGATGGACCCGCCCTGCGGTGGACGACGGCGACGTCATCGAGATTCGCCGCGGGCGCCACCCCATGGTGGAGGCGTCGTTGTCGGAATCGCCCTTCGTGCCCAATGACGTCTACCTCGACACCCGCAGCCACCGGCTCGCCATCGTGACCGGCCCCAACATGGGGGGCAAGTCGACGTTCTTGCGCCAGACCGCGCTCATCGTGATCCTGGCCCAGATGGGAAGCTTCGTACCGGCGGCCCACGCCCGGATCGGGATCGTGGACCGGGTGATGGCGAGGGTAGGGGCGTCGGACGACCTGGCGTCGGGCCGCTCCACGTTCATGGTGGAGATGGGCGAGACGGCGTACATGCTGCGCCACGCGACGCGCCGCAGCCTGGTCATCCTGGACGAAGTGGGCAGGGGCACGGCCACCTACGACGGCCTCAGCCTGGCGTGGGCCATCGTGGAGGCCCTCCACGAACTGGGCGCCCGCACGCTGGTCGCCACCCACTACCACGAGCTCACCGAACTCGAGGGCCGGCTCGAGGGGGTCTTCAACGTGCACGCGGCCGTTGCCCAGACTGCTGCAGGCATCGCCTTCCTGCGCCAGATCCGTCCCGGGGCCGCCGACCGCAGCTATGGCCTCGAGGTGGCGCGCCTGGCCGGCATCCCCGAGGCGGTGGTGGGGCGCGCCCGCGAAATCCTGGAACGCCTCGAAGGAGCCGCCGTTTCTCCTCTGCAGTCCGGCGCCGGCACCCCGGCCCTGGCTGCGGCGTCCGACGGCGTGGCCCGCCCGGAACGGGCCCAGGGCCCTCGGCCCCAGCCACGCTCCCGGCGCAGCGTGGCGGAGCTGGCGCAGGGGTCCCTTTTCTGA
- the mutL gene encoding DNA mismatch repair endonuclease MutL yields the protein MGKIVELPPELVHQIAAGEVVQRPASALKELVENSLDAGARRIAVQIGEMADELRVSDDGEGMDPEDARLCFRRHATSKVRTLADLDRIGTLGFRGEALAAISAIADVELLTKTAHAPSGYRVRVVGGALAEEGPAPAPDGTSVWARRLFFNTPARRRFLKSAGAERRACVQIATGLAIARPDVALEVRSKDAEHLATPGSGDARDVMAAVLGVELASQMLALEGERGPFRLRGLVAPSRWSRRSRDHLWIVVNGRWVEDRSIAAAVVRGFEGRLDAGRFPVAVLYLEVDPDLVDVNVHPAKWHVRLRDDRDLFALVAASVERALRSEPPPALRPAAGDEGAATPFHSWARESPAAPYGRPGEPGRAVDPRGAAAAALPAARAESRAQPIPGLPEQLPGLQVIGQLLRTYILAQGPRSLVIVDQHVAHERAIYERILRAAEGLEAPPAQRLLVPVTVQVSPLAAEALRPLVAELSRLGLEMEPFGSRHWLVRSVPAVKGMEQLAVQPEDLGLLVEEVADLAQQWPAGAEHARLLPAPWQDRLFKTMACKSAIRAGTPLSMETMRRLVEGLALVDNPYTCPHGRPVVVAIDAEELDRRFGRRTPA from the coding sequence ATGGGCAAGATCGTCGAGCTTCCGCCGGAACTGGTCCACCAGATCGCCGCCGGCGAGGTCGTGCAGCGGCCGGCCTCCGCGCTCAAGGAACTGGTCGAGAACTCCCTGGACGCGGGCGCCCGGCGCATCGCCGTCCAGATCGGCGAGATGGCCGACGAGCTGCGGGTGAGCGACGACGGCGAAGGGATGGATCCGGAAGACGCCCGGCTCTGCTTCCGGCGTCACGCCACGAGCAAGGTTCGCACGCTTGCCGATCTCGACCGGATCGGGACGCTCGGCTTTCGGGGGGAGGCGCTGGCCGCGATCTCCGCCATCGCCGACGTGGAGCTGCTGACGAAGACGGCGCACGCGCCCTCCGGGTACCGGGTGCGGGTCGTGGGGGGAGCCCTCGCGGAGGAGGGGCCCGCTCCGGCGCCCGATGGCACGTCGGTGTGGGCGCGGCGGCTTTTCTTCAACACGCCGGCGCGGCGCCGCTTCCTCAAGTCGGCGGGCGCCGAGCGGCGGGCGTGCGTGCAGATCGCCACGGGTCTCGCCATCGCGCGCCCGGACGTGGCGCTGGAGGTGCGGAGCAAAGACGCGGAGCACCTGGCGACGCCGGGCAGCGGGGACGCTCGCGACGTGATGGCCGCGGTGCTGGGCGTCGAGCTGGCCTCGCAGATGCTCGCCCTGGAGGGCGAGCGGGGCCCCTTTCGTCTCCGGGGCCTGGTGGCCCCTTCCCGGTGGAGCCGCCGCAGCCGCGATCACCTCTGGATCGTGGTCAACGGGCGCTGGGTGGAAGACCGGTCGATCGCGGCGGCCGTCGTGCGCGGCTTCGAGGGGCGCCTGGACGCAGGGCGCTTTCCGGTGGCGGTGCTCTACCTGGAGGTCGACCCCGATCTGGTGGACGTCAACGTGCACCCCGCCAAGTGGCACGTGCGGCTGCGGGACGACCGGGATCTCTTCGCCCTGGTGGCAGCCTCGGTCGAACGGGCGCTCCGGTCCGAGCCGCCGCCGGCGCTCCGGCCGGCGGCCGGGGATGAAGGTGCGGCCACGCCCTTTCACTCTTGGGCACGGGAGAGCCCCGCTGCGCCCTACGGGCGTCCCGGCGAGCCCGGGCGCGCCGTCGACCCTCGGGGGGCGGCGGCAGCGGCCTTGCCCGCCGCAAGAGCCGAGAGCAGGGCACAGCCGATTCCCGGTTTACCCGAGCAGCTCCCGGGCCTGCAGGTGATCGGGCAGCTGCTGCGCACCTACATCCTGGCCCAGGGCCCCCGCAGCCTGGTGATCGTCGACCAGCACGTCGCCCATGAGCGGGCCATTTACGAGCGGATCCTCCGGGCCGCCGAAGGCCTGGAGGCGCCCCCTGCGCAACGCCTCCTCGTGCCCGTGACCGTGCAGGTATCGCCCCTGGCTGCCGAGGCGCTGCGCCCGCTCGTTGCCGAGCTGAGCCGCCTCGGGCTCGAGATGGAGCCGTTCGGCTCCCGGCACTGGCTGGTGCGGTCGGTGCCGGCCGTGAAGGGGATGGAGCAGCTGGCCGTGCAGCCCGAGGATCTCGGCCTCCTGGTCGAAGAGGTGGCGGACCTGGCGCAGCAGTGGCCGGCGGGAGCAGAGCATGCCCGGCTCCTGCCCGCGCCGTGGCAGGACCGGTTGTTCAAGACGATGGCGTGCAAGTCGGCGATCCGGGCGGGCACGCCGCTGTCGATGGAGACGATGCGCCGGCTCGTGGAGGGCCTCGCACTCGTGGACAACCCCTACACCTGCCCGCACGGCCGGCCCGTGGTCGTGGCCATCGACGCCGAGGAGCTCGACCGGCGCTTCGGGCGGCGGACGCCGGCGTGA
- a CDS encoding class I SAM-dependent methyltransferase, which produces MSLPMARVVAVTTGRDPAPAQEILARRLASRLGVDYVPRSRGPLGRTGLGPQAAVVVVERGRLTIRTGQGALRYHPGMALHRIRLLRSGGLDPMVQAMGLRPGDRVLDATVGPAWDALVAAWATGEQGGVLGLEKVPALALLTAEGLRVYPWPSPDVAAAASRIRIEAEDHLAFLRARPAGSFDVVYFDVMFQRGLPGSQAMRDWRALADPGELTPEALALARIVARRRVVVKERRDSERLAPLRPPRLEGGSSSRVVYAVWESEAGS; this is translated from the coding sequence GTGAGCCTTCCGATGGCCCGGGTCGTGGCCGTGACCACCGGGCGCGATCCGGCGCCCGCCCAGGAGATCCTCGCGCGCCGCCTGGCTTCCCGGCTCGGGGTGGATTACGTCCCCCGCAGCCGGGGCCCGTTGGGCCGGACCGGTCTGGGCCCACAGGCCGCCGTCGTGGTGGTCGAGCGGGGCCGCCTGACCATCCGGACGGGGCAGGGCGCCCTTCGCTACCATCCCGGGATGGCACTCCACCGCATCCGCCTGCTGCGGTCGGGCGGCCTGGATCCCATGGTTCAGGCCATGGGCCTGCGGCCGGGCGATCGGGTGCTGGACGCCACCGTCGGACCCGCCTGGGACGCGCTGGTCGCCGCGTGGGCGACGGGGGAGCAAGGCGGGGTCCTGGGCCTGGAGAAAGTGCCGGCGCTCGCCCTTCTTACGGCCGAGGGACTGCGCGTCTATCCATGGCCGTCCCCGGACGTGGCGGCGGCCGCCTCTCGTATCCGTATCGAGGCGGAGGACCACCTGGCCTTCTTGCGCGCCCGGCCGGCCGGCAGCTTCGACGTCGTCTACTTCGACGTGATGTTCCAGCGGGGGCTGCCCGGCTCCCAGGCCATGCGGGACTGGCGGGCGCTGGCCGATCCGGGCGAGTTGACCCCGGAGGCCCTGGCCCTGGCGCGGATCGTCGCCCGGCGCCGCGTCGTCGTCAAGGAACGGCGCGACTCCGAGCGCCTGGCGCCGCTGCGGCCGCCGCGCCTCGAGGGCGGTTCGTCGAGCCGGGTGGTCTACGCCGTCTGGGAGAGCGAGGCCGGCTCGTGA
- the miaA gene encoding tRNA (adenosine(37)-N6)-dimethylallyltransferase MiaA, producing MTPALVTPGETGPCPLLVVVGPTAVGKTDVAIELALRLDGEVLSADAMQVYRGLDVGTDKPSLQRQRGVPHHLLDIAEPEEPFSAVLYREAALRALAGVRARGKVAIVCGGTGLYLRAFVDDLVPPAAVHAPEVRARLEAEAAAAGPEVLYRRLQAVDPQAAARIHPANVRRVIRALEVYESTGRPMSALQAESRARARPLPAVWVGLTRPREELYRRIDERVDDQVRRGLVDETRRLLRRGLTRRHTAMQALGYKEMAGYLAGRESFAQAVRRLKTATRHYARRQYTWFRPDRRIHWVDLSAFEGPADTAAHIAAWFAARTGCRRLPPSAYT from the coding sequence GTGACCCCCGCCCTCGTGACACCCGGCGAGACCGGGCCGTGCCCGCTGCTGGTCGTCGTGGGGCCTACCGCGGTGGGCAAGACCGACGTGGCCATCGAGCTTGCGCTCCGGCTGGACGGCGAGGTCCTGTCCGCCGACGCGATGCAGGTGTACCGCGGCCTCGACGTCGGCACCGACAAGCCTTCGCTCCAGCGGCAGCGGGGCGTCCCGCACCACCTGCTCGACATCGCCGAGCCCGAAGAGCCTTTCTCCGCTGTCCTCTACCGGGAGGCCGCCCTCCGGGCCCTGGCCGGCGTCCGGGCCAGGGGGAAGGTGGCCATCGTCTGCGGCGGCACGGGCCTCTACCTGCGCGCGTTCGTCGACGACCTGGTGCCGCCGGCGGCAGTCCACGCCCCCGAGGTCCGGGCGCGCCTCGAAGCCGAGGCTGCCGCCGCAGGGCCCGAGGTGCTCTACCGCAGGCTCCAGGCGGTGGACCCCCAGGCGGCCGCCCGCATCCATCCGGCCAACGTGCGCCGGGTCATCCGGGCGCTGGAGGTCTACGAGTCTACGGGGCGGCCCATGAGCGCGCTGCAGGCCGAGTCGCGCGCCCGTGCCCGGCCGTTGCCGGCCGTCTGGGTCGGTCTGACCCGGCCGCGGGAGGAGCTCTACCGGCGCATCGACGAGCGGGTCGACGACCAGGTGCGCCGGGGGCTGGTGGACGAGACCCGCCGCCTGCTGCGCCGTGGCCTCACCCGCCGGCACACTGCGATGCAGGCCCTCGGGTACAAGGAGATGGCCGGATACCTGGCAGGGCGGGAGAGCTTCGCCCAGGCCGTCCGGCGCCTCAAGACGGCCACTCGCCATTACGCTCGCCGGCAGTACACCTGGTTTCGCCCGGACCGCCGGATCCACTGGGTGGACCTCTCGGCCTTCGAGGGCCCGGCCGACACGGCGGCCCACATCGCCGCCTGGTTCGCCGCCCGCACCGGGTGCCGCCGGCTCCCCCCATCCGCGTATACATAG
- a CDS encoding AAA family ATPase: MLERVAEGRLSPAKALSLLSAGQAPRLQAAGEAGAGAPAGPGPEGSTSLRDPDSLQQVMGELHALIGLERVKRTIEELRAYVEIRQRRSSVGLASDPLVLHMAFIGNPGTGKTTVARLVGRMFKALGVLPKGHTVEVERADLVGEFVGHTAQRTREQIRKALGGVLFIDEAYSLARGGDKDFGKEAVDALVKAMEDHRHELVVVVAGYRTEMETFLRLNPGLRSRVPIVIDFPDYTGHELLQIADQMLKARQYRLSPEARERLAVLLLEERLNELQHFGNARLLRNILEAAVRRQAVRLQGRSHLTVDDLMLIRAQDIPLEIPVE; encoded by the coding sequence TTGCTGGAACGAGTCGCCGAGGGCCGGCTGAGCCCGGCGAAAGCCCTCAGCCTGCTCTCTGCCGGCCAGGCTCCCCGGCTGCAGGCGGCCGGCGAGGCGGGCGCGGGCGCGCCCGCGGGGCCAGGGCCGGAGGGCAGCACGAGCCTGCGGGATCCGGACAGCCTCCAGCAGGTGATGGGCGAGCTGCACGCGCTCATCGGCCTGGAGCGGGTCAAGCGCACCATCGAGGAGCTGCGGGCGTACGTCGAGATCCGGCAGCGCCGGTCGAGCGTGGGCCTGGCGAGCGATCCCCTCGTCCTTCACATGGCGTTCATCGGCAATCCCGGCACGGGCAAGACGACCGTCGCGCGCCTGGTCGGGCGGATGTTCAAGGCACTGGGAGTCCTTCCCAAGGGGCACACCGTGGAAGTCGAACGGGCGGACCTGGTGGGAGAGTTCGTGGGCCACACCGCCCAGCGCACCCGCGAGCAAATCCGCAAGGCCCTGGGCGGCGTCCTGTTCATCGACGAGGCGTACAGCCTGGCCCGGGGCGGTGACAAGGACTTCGGCAAGGAGGCCGTCGACGCCCTGGTCAAGGCCATGGAGGACCACCGCCACGAGCTGGTCGTCGTCGTGGCAGGATACCGCACCGAGATGGAGACCTTCTTGCGGCTCAACCCGGGCTTGCGCTCCCGGGTGCCCATCGTCATCGACTTTCCCGACTACACCGGCCACGAGCTCCTGCAGATCGCCGATCAGATGCTGAAAGCCCGCCAGTACCGGCTCTCGCCCGAGGCTCGGGAGCGCCTGGCCGTGCTCTTGCTGGAAGAGCGCCTCAACGAACTGCAGCACTTCGGCAACGCCCGGCTCCTGCGCAACATCCTGGAGGCGGCCGTGCGGCGGCAGGCCGTGCGGCTGCAGGGCCGGTCCCACCTGACCGTGGACGACCTGATGCTGATCCGGGCCCAGGACATCCCGTTGGAGATCCCGGTGGAGTAG
- a CDS encoding GTPase: MPAQPSAAPAVAAVVGRQGVGKTLFVLRFAQWCGMSRLLVSSGSRASGDEAWVELDPADAVSRLVGSQGPTTRQLQHLEVQWRHAKRWVRIRLSDTVGLTDGIHPDPQLRQAMAESLGAVLESPVVLHVLDGAEVARRPQRLLDEDDMDFQLARYGERRRGYAVIVNKLDLPGGKRGLDAVRQAWPRRIVLGTSAVEGWGFARVRRFVERFV; this comes from the coding sequence ATGCCCGCGCAACCGTCCGCTGCCCCGGCCGTGGCGGCCGTCGTGGGGCGTCAGGGGGTCGGCAAGACGCTGTTCGTGCTCCGCTTCGCCCAGTGGTGCGGGATGAGCCGGCTGCTGGTCTCGAGCGGATCGCGAGCTTCCGGTGACGAGGCCTGGGTGGAGCTCGACCCTGCCGACGCCGTCTCCCGCCTGGTCGGCTCGCAGGGCCCGACGACCCGGCAGCTCCAGCACCTGGAGGTGCAGTGGCGCCACGCCAAGCGCTGGGTGCGGATCCGGCTGAGCGACACCGTGGGCCTGACGGACGGGATCCACCCGGATCCCCAGCTCCGCCAGGCGATGGCCGAGAGCCTCGGCGCCGTGCTCGAAAGCCCGGTCGTGCTGCACGTGCTGGACGGGGCCGAAGTGGCCAGGCGCCCCCAGCGGCTGCTGGACGAGGATGACATGGACTTCCAGCTCGCCCGGTACGGGGAACGGCGCCGGGGCTACGCGGTCATCGTCAACAAGCTCGACCTGCCCGGCGGCAAGCGGGGCCTCGACGCCGTACGGCAGGCGTGGCCTCGCCGGATCGTACTGGGAACGTCCGCTGTGGAAGGCTGGGGTTTTGCCCGTGTTCGCCGCTTCGTGGAACGCTTCGTGTGA
- the dapF gene encoding diaminopimelate epimerase yields the protein MHGLGNAYVYVDLAAGDVALPEGVTWPSLARAVADPHLGIGSDGLILMARGRAAPAAMRIFNADGSEGEMCGNGIRAVAMWMHQRHGLPRHFDVETLAGLRSVEILESPSFGRARVRVDMGAPHEVGPAGSALGDSVSLEVRGERLEVWPISVGNPHAVLFVEDVDRAPVREVGPLIERHERFPGRVNVEFVQVVEPGRLKMRVWERGSGETMACGTGACACVVAAAATGRAGRRAEVELPGGRLEVEWDEPDPGHPLGRIRMTGPARLVMEATLPWDWVKEASAR from the coding sequence ATGCACGGCCTCGGCAACGCGTACGTTTACGTCGACCTGGCGGCGGGCGACGTCGCCCTGCCGGAAGGGGTGACCTGGCCCTCCCTGGCGCGGGCGGTGGCCGACCCGCACCTGGGCATCGGGAGCGATGGGCTCATCCTCATGGCGAGGGGCCGCGCCGCTCCTGCGGCCATGCGGATCTTCAACGCCGACGGCAGCGAGGGTGAGATGTGCGGCAACGGGATCCGCGCCGTGGCGATGTGGATGCACCAGCGCCACGGCTTGCCCCGGCACTTCGACGTGGAGACCCTCGCGGGCTTGCGCAGCGTGGAGATCCTGGAGTCGCCCTCCTTCGGCAGGGCGCGGGTGCGGGTCGACATGGGGGCCCCTCACGAGGTGGGGCCCGCGGGCAGCGCCCTGGGGGACTCCGTCTCGCTGGAGGTCCGGGGAGAGCGCCTGGAGGTGTGGCCCATCTCGGTGGGCAATCCCCACGCCGTGCTCTTCGTGGAGGACGTCGACCGGGCGCCGGTACGGGAGGTGGGCCCTCTCATCGAGCGCCACGAGCGCTTCCCCGGGCGGGTCAACGTGGAGTTCGTCCAGGTGGTGGAGCCGGGGAGGCTGAAGATGCGCGTCTGGGAGCGGGGCTCCGGCGAGACCATGGCGTGCGGCACGGGCGCCTGCGCCTGCGTGGTCGCGGCGGCCGCCACGGGGCGTGCCGGCCGGCGGGCAGAGGTGGAGCTGCCCGGGGGCCGGCTGGAGGTGGAGTGGGACGAGCCCGACCCAGGGCACCCTTTGGGCCGGATCCGGATGACGGGCCCCGCCCGGTTGGTCATGGAGGCAACGCTCCCGTGGGACTGGGTGAAGGAGGCGTCGGCCCGGTGA
- a CDS encoding LL-diaminopimelate aminotransferase, with the protein MKLASRMDRLPPYLFAEIDRRIEEARASGVDVISLGIGDPDRPTPPAVVEALGRAAREPRHHRYPPYAGLKSFREAVARWFARRFGVELDPEREVLVLIGSKEGLAHLAWAVMEPGAVALVPDPGYPVYQSSVLLAGGEVWALPLRAEAGFLPDLDAVPQEVLRRARLLFLNYPNNPTGATADLAFFERVVEFARAHGLLICHDAAYSEITYDGYRAPSILQISGARDVAIELHSLSKSFNMTGWRLGWACGSPEAVEALGRLKTNLDSGVFGAIQEAAVEALDHHGDFSASMSALYRGRRDRVVEALRRMGWPVRPPLGAIYLWIPVPPGWDSIGFAARLLESAGVVVTPGVGYGRQGEGYVRISLTIPDDRLDEAMRRWEASGLTFRPRTA; encoded by the coding sequence GTGAAACTGGCTTCCAGGATGGATCGGCTACCCCCGTACCTTTTCGCGGAGATCGACCGCCGCATCGAGGAGGCGCGGGCGTCCGGCGTGGACGTCATCAGCCTCGGGATCGGCGACCCGGACCGGCCCACGCCGCCGGCCGTCGTGGAGGCCCTGGGGCGGGCGGCGCGGGAGCCCCGGCACCACCGCTACCCGCCCTACGCGGGGTTGAAAAGCTTCCGAGAGGCCGTGGCCCGGTGGTTCGCCCGGCGCTTCGGCGTGGAGCTCGATCCGGAGCGAGAAGTGCTGGTGCTCATTGGTTCCAAGGAAGGGCTGGCCCACCTGGCGTGGGCGGTCATGGAGCCGGGGGCGGTGGCGCTGGTGCCGGACCCGGGCTATCCCGTCTACCAGAGCTCCGTGCTGCTGGCAGGAGGAGAGGTGTGGGCGCTTCCCCTGCGGGCGGAGGCCGGCTTCCTGCCGGACCTCGACGCCGTGCCGCAAGAGGTGCTGCGACGGGCGCGCCTTTTGTTCCTCAACTATCCCAACAACCCGACGGGAGCGACCGCCGACCTCGCTTTTTTCGAGCGGGTGGTGGAGTTCGCGAGGGCCCATGGCCTCTTGATCTGCCACGATGCTGCCTACAGCGAGATCACGTACGACGGCTACCGGGCCCCGAGCATCCTGCAGATTTCGGGCGCCAGGGACGTGGCCATCGAGCTCCACTCCCTCTCCAAGAGCTTCAACATGACCGGGTGGCGACTCGGCTGGGCGTGCGGTAGCCCCGAGGCGGTCGAGGCCCTGGGCCGGCTGAAGACCAACCTGGACTCGGGCGTCTTCGGCGCCATCCAGGAGGCGGCCGTCGAGGCGCTGGACCATCACGGCGACTTCAGCGCCTCCATGTCCGCCCTCTACCGGGGCCGGCGCGATCGGGTCGTCGAAGCGTTGCGGCGCATGGGATGGCCCGTGAGGCCGCCGCTGGGGGCGATCTACCTCTGGATCCCCGTGCCCCCGGGATGGGACTCGATCGGCTTCGCGGCGCGCCTGCTGGAGAGCGCAGGCGTGGTGGTGACCCCGGGGGTCGGGTACGGCCGGCAAGGGGAGGGATACGTCCGGATCTCCCTCACCATTCCCGACGACCGGCTGGACGAGGCCATGCGACGCTGGGAGGCGAGTGGGCTCACGTTCCGGCCTCGTACGGCTTGA